The proteins below are encoded in one region of bacterium:
- a CDS encoding type II secretion system F family protein has product MPVFSYKAKHGPEKVISGVIEAENQDIALSRLDKMGYFVLSIGAGKEKKGFKSSLGIFQRIGLKHISLFTRQLSDLLDAGVPLLESIAILSKQADNTLLSAVLDEIYTDIKDGKSLSESLAEYPKLFSPLYINMVTSGETGGILEGVLLRLADFYESEEEIKSKIKAALTYPILMFFAGIGTIIVLLTFVIPKLVVMFEDMGQRLPLPTQILVSSSNFIVEFWWVPVAVIFLIIILFKRLKNTKEGGLVIDRWKLAIPLVGKLIQKVEVSRFSRTLATLLENGVPILASLNIVKNTITNRAISGEIERAAKDVSEGNKLAASLGRGLWIPVFVTNMIAVGEESGALEKSLLKISDTYARQVDRTTKTLTSLLEPAMILIMGSIVGFIVISMLLPIFQINILIH; this is encoded by the coding sequence ATGCCTGTTTTCTCATACAAAGCGAAACATGGTCCTGAAAAAGTAATATCAGGAGTCATTGAAGCAGAAAATCAGGACATTGCATTAAGCAGACTGGATAAAATGGGCTATTTTGTCTTGTCTATAGGTGCAGGTAAAGAGAAAAAAGGCTTTAAGTCCAGCCTTGGAATTTTTCAGCGTATCGGTTTAAAGCATATTAGTTTATTCACCAGACAATTATCAGATTTATTGGATGCTGGGGTTCCTCTCCTGGAATCGATAGCCATATTATCTAAACAGGCAGACAACACGCTTCTCAGCGCCGTTCTGGATGAAATATACACTGATATTAAGGATGGCAAGAGCTTATCTGAATCCTTAGCTGAATATCCAAAGCTCTTTTCTCCACTTTATATTAATATGGTTACTTCCGGCGAGACAGGGGGGATATTAGAGGGCGTTCTATTGAGACTTGCGGATTTTTATGAGAGCGAAGAGGAAATAAAATCAAAGATAAAAGCGGCTCTCACCTACCCTATACTTATGTTTTTTGCCGGAATAGGCACGATTATAGTGCTTTTGACATTTGTAATTCCTAAATTGGTGGTTATGTTTGAAGATATGGGACAAAGACTGCCTTTACCAACCCAGATTTTAGTATCTTCAAGTAATTTCATTGTTGAATTCTGGTGGGTGCCCGTTGCGGTTATATTCCTAATTATAATCCTTTTTAAACGGTTAAAGAATACAAAAGAAGGAGGTCTCGTAATTGACAGGTGGAAGCTTGCAATTCCTCTGGTCGGTAAGCTTATTCAAAAGGTTGAAGTAAGCCGTTTTTCCAGAACTCTTGCAACCCTACTTGAAAATGGGGTGCCGATCCTAGCGTCTCTGAACATAGTAAAGAACACTATTACTAATAGGGCTATATCTGGAGAGATAGAAAGAGCTGCTAAGGATGTCTCAGAAGGCAATAAACTTGCAGCCAGCCTTGGGAGAGGACTGTGGATTCCTGTTTTTGTAACAAACATGATTGCTGTTGGAGAGGAAAGTGGGGCATTAGAGAAGTCTTTATTGAAAATATCTGATACATATGCCCGCCAGGTTGATAGAACAACAAAGACCTTAACTTCATTACTGGAACCTGCAATGATCCTTATTATGGGGTCTATTGTAGGGTTTATAGTAATAAGTATGCTTTTACCAATATTCCAAATTAATATTTTAATACACTAG